One Rhinoderma darwinii isolate aRhiDar2 chromosome 6, aRhiDar2.hap1, whole genome shotgun sequence DNA window includes the following coding sequences:
- the LOC142656347 gene encoding gamma-crystallin M2-like: MGKIIFYEDGNFQGKSHECSGDNADLHAFFARCNSIRVENGSWVIYERTNYMGHQYYLKRGDYPDYHSWLGLNDSIRSCHSIPQHRGSYRIRLYEREDFCGQMKEYVSNCSNLHESFHAHDILSCNVLDGYWIFFEEPGFKGNQYFLRPGEYRRYASWGSTNSKVGSLKKIVDFY; the protein is encoded by the exons ATGGGCAAG ATCATTTTTTACGAAGATGGGAACTTTCAAGGAAAGTCCCATGAATGCTCAGGAGATAATGCAGATCTGCATGCTTTTTTTGCCCGCTGCAACTCAATCCGGGTAGAAAATGGATCCTGGGTAATCTACGAACGTACTAATTATATGGGACATCAGTACTACCTTAAAAGGGGAGACTATCCTGACTACCATAGCTGGCTGGGTTTGAATGACTCCATTAGATCTTGCCATTCAATTCCACAG CATCGCGGATCTTACAGAATTAGGCTGTATGAGAGAGAAGACTTCTGTGGTCAGATGAAGGAGTATGTTAGCAACTGTTCAAACCTTCATGAGAGCTTCCATGCACATGATATTTTGTCCTGCAATGTTCTTGACGGATACTGGATTTTTTTTGAAGAACCTGGTTTTAAGGGAAATCAGTATTTCCTTAGACCCGGTGAATACAGAAGATATGCCAGTTGGGGATCCACAAATTCCAAAGTTGGGTCTCTGAAGAAAATTGTGgacttttattaa